From the genome of Malus sylvestris chromosome 13, drMalSylv7.2, whole genome shotgun sequence:
AAATTATGTAGCACGGTGACGGCTAAATGTGGAAGTTAATTAGTGTTTGCAGTTTCTGTGGCGTGATCATAATAACTTGAGTCAAGGTTGTATATCTATATAGACTTGTTGTCAGTCTGTCATTCTTCATGCATTGTTGCATTTGTTTCCAATCAACTTAAGGTTTAACGACAATTGGTTATCAACATGGTTGAACGCTGGATATATCTTTTTGCTTTGAGTGGTTATGTTTATATAAAATtgttgggctttttttttttttcccttatcAATTTTAGTTTGAGACTATTGATATTGTGATGGATACACTGAGTACGGATTTGAATGTCAAACTTCTGGTAAATCTTATCACTGTAGTCTATTTgattcttttccttcttgggTTACAAAGAACCGTTCTTTGACCCATTTCTGTTCTTGCTATGGAATATTAGGTGAGCACTTCAATTGTCCAGGTCCCTTCAGTTAATGCATGAAATAGAATGTTTGTTAGATCCCAGAATAATCTATTCAATAGTCTTCACTAGGTGCACGTTCTGTTGTCCAGACAAATATTTTCCTAAACAGCTTCGGGTTAGTCCTGGAGTGACAATTTCACTGACCGTTATTCTGAAATTATTGTTCCTTGATCGGGGAAAATCATTCGGAAGTTCCATCtaaaaagagaaatttttagttcagTTATTTTTTACTATATTGGTATGGGGAACACATTTTGTTCTTTCTGATATTTTGGGAATATATATAAtcgtagaattttttttaaggaagaAGGTAAACAGGGATAAACTTATACAGCTAATCATTGAACTACCGAAGTATCTGTATGTGGAAGACGTGAATTTTTACGGTTTTACTTGTGACCTCATCTGTCATAAACTGTCCAAATCAAGGGATCTTGCATGATGTGTCAACTGTGGGCATTTTCTATGCTGTGCCATGTGAGGAAGTGTTTGGTTTTTCTAAATTTGTCTATGAATGTTGATCAGTGCAGGATCGGTCACAGCAGCACCAGCCGCGGCTGACCTGAAGAAGAGAAGCAAGGAAGAAACTGGAGGTGGTGGTATAGAACCAATTCCGGAATCTGTTTCTGTGTCATCGTTGGGGACGGCTGGTGAGAATGGGCAAACTACACAGTTGATGCAGGTCACTACGTTAAAAGGTGCGGAATTCTCACAGGAGCGGGTTGTGAGGGTAATGTCCCCCTTACCTTTTACGTGTCTTGTACTTTGTGACGGTTATATCTGAAACGTCTAAAACGATGTGAATAAGGTCTGTTAACCTCTGTTTCTTGTACTGCAGTTTAGAACACCAACAGCCACCGTCGATGACAATGCTGAAGCCGATGCAGCCAAATCAGTTGAAAATACAGATATGAGCGTGAAAGATATTGGTACACCGGAATCTGGTTGCGGCAACAATACAAATGGCGAGAGCGACGATGACTATGATGACGAGGACGTTGAAGAGCGTCCTGGCGAGAAGTCAATAGGAAAAAAGATCTGGACTTTCTTAACGACGTGATGGCGAAAACCAGTTTCTAATTTACCATATTTTTCCGAAAACTTTGTAATGACTAGCTTCAGTTTGTGTGATTTCTTagcttctttttgttttctcatTTTCGTTGTAATTCAAATGTTGAAACGGCGATTTCTTCGCCCTTTTCAAGTCTTTTTAGTTTTTGCTCTTCTTTTGGACGGGTGGAAACATGGCTGAAGATATTATTACCAGCATGTAACGGGTTTACTGCTAAGTAGCGTCTCGAATATCGATTCAAAAATATAATGTCATGTGTTGTGAACCTCAGACGAGTATAAGATCTTCCCGTCCCTTTACCAACACAaactaaggaaaaaaaaaccgtATAATTGTTCAATAATTACAATCCTCAAATAAATACCAATAAAGAAAGTCTCTAACTATTAATTATGGAGTCTAATTTAATGGGATTAGTGAAAACATACATGAAAGatgaaactacaaattaaaGACCCTCTCTCTACTCTTCACATTTACCTGCAAAAGCTTGCGCAGAAAAGTACTTATCATCCTATTGTACTAGGCCTTCCCAGGAAACAATTAAGTAGAGTTTGGGCTATGCCTTCTGATAGCCCTCCATTTTTCTCCCTCCCTCACTAGGTCCCCACTCCTCTAGTCAGACACTCTGGTCCTCTTCACCCCTCCTCTCCTCCCCTTAAAAACCCCAAAAATGCTTTTATTTTaggaaaaattaaagaaaatgacttgaaaactttgagattaggacaaaataaaaagtaaaatgaatagtatcaagattgactttttagtgtaaaaatatggtttttcgttaaagtgaacagtaccagaaactttttgttaaagttccctttattttATGGCTTTTTAATGGTCATGAGATTGACATAATTTGgttattgaaatttaaaatcgatagaagtggtctttaagtttgtccaccataaatcattttggtccttgaaAAATCTAtgctaaataaaaataaaatgacaaaaatatcctcaatttttgtcaaatcattttgccTATTGtttattgggaactttaacaCAAAGTTCCttatattgttcactttaacgaaaaatcacatttttacactaaaaagtcaatcatggtactattcactttaccctttattttatctttatcgttaaaattcaaagttttcaagttctttttattagttttcctttgtttattagattgggggtatttttgtcatttagtccttatttaacagagatttttcatggaatgaccaaaataattgatggtaGATAGAACCACTTCTAtagatttcaaatctcaaagatTAAAGTGAAGAGTTATGACAATTaaggatcattttggctaaaatgccttttttttttaaatttttccaCAGCTGCTTGTGCTTCTTAACCATTATTTCCTTCATATTCCTCTTCTACTAAAATACAAACTTGTACATACAAAttgatttcatataatttcatgACTGAAAGTCAAATTAttttcactttaccctttattttatctttatcgttaaaattcaaagttttcaagttcttttcattagttttcctttgtttattagattgggggtatttttgtcatttagtccttatttaacagagatttttcatggaatgaccaaaatgattgatggtagaTAGAACCACTTCTAtagatttcaaatctcaaagatTAAAGTGAAGAGTTATGACAATTaaggatcattttggctaaaatgcccctttttttttttaatttttccacAGCTGCTTGTGCTTCTTAACCATTATTTCCTTCATATTCCTCTTCTACTAAAATACAAACTTGTACATACAAAttgatttcatataatttcatgACTGAAAGTCAAATTATTTTCCATTTTGGTATGGGAGTAGTGAGTAAGTAGTACAATTATGTTGATGTGTTTGTCAACATTCCAATTAGAGGTATATGTTTAGGACAAAATTATATGCCACCTTTAAGCTAATCATCAACTATTATACTAGAAAGTTAAAAGTATGCCATATCTATTTAGTTTGGAATACCGGAATACcatcaaagttttgtttttctcaCATTTTAATTGTATAATTACATCTTTCAAACGAAAGTGAGTCTTGGCACAACATAAATGTTGCTTCTTAGGGACCAAAATGTCATGGGTTCGAGTTGTTGAAAAACTCTCTTTGCAAAGCAAAAATAAGGCTGCATACAATAGACATTCCTCTTCCAACTCTAACAAAGTCGGTAACCTTCGTTGGATTGGGGTCACTCTTAATTATTTATTTCAAACAAGGAAGGATgttgttttcttggttttggTAATGAAGAAAGGAATAGGTGGAACAAATAGTAAATACCATGGTTCAATTCCAAGATGCACCATAACAGTATGAACTTGAAGCTGTTTCTATGTCCCATCTCTAGCCATACAGTTTTTGCCCATCCTTTTTTTGGGAGATTCAATGCAGCATTTGTCTTGTTCCTCCGTGTTTCAGAAAGCTCTTAAAAGCCCAAAAGCAGAAAGCCCCAACCTAGAGAAGAATCAGCATTGAGAGATATGAACCCAACTTTTTGTCTTGCATGTACTTACATGCACCACCCTCCTCTCTCTGTCTTTGCATGGACGTCGGTCCCCTATTTCCTCTATGCCCTAACTCCTGCCAAACCCTAGAAATCCTCACCCCTTTACCATAACTAATCTCACAATCTTAACAACCCACCTTCAACTACCACACCCTTTTAACCGACTAAGGTAACCATTTTTAATGGATATAATGATGATACAAGACAACTAACTTTTACTTTTGACGAGACAATCTGAATTACGAGAAAGAATTGAACTTGAATGCAGTGCGATGAACTTACTGTTTTAAACAAAGAATCTAAACGCATGCATGAGaagtcaatttataaatttatcgTGTAACTATATTAGTTGGAACACCAAACTAATTAAAGTAGAGTGACACCTCTCTGAACTCAAAGTCAACACAAActctattttttataatttaattcaaattaatttagaatattaCTCGGTTAACGTGGGAGGATAATCAATAACAATAAACTAAAAGTATGACAAGACTATGACGAGATTGAAAGAAGAGCCGAATGCCTTTCGCTTTCTCCTTCAAGTCCTTTAGGTACTCGTGCTACTGTCTTCTGATAATAATAACTATTATTTCTTTGATGCTCTTCGAGAACTGTGCTTTTgatcctctctccctctccctctctctctctgcctgtATACTTTCTTAGCTTTCCCATAAACATGAGTAGACTAGAGAGCTCAGCTTTGTTTCTGCTTCTGCAttttttctcttctcttcttcccTTTTTCCTTCAAACCCCTTTGGGATCTTTCTCACATTCTGCTTGGAGCCTTGGGCCCCAAACCACGCGTGATTTTCCTCGTATATGtacatgtacacacacacacacgtatatATTAAAGGGACGCGTTGATATTTCTCATGAAAATCACATCCATGCTTGTAGTTTCTGCTTCCTAAATCCATTTCTATTTTGGGTCAGTTTCTCATGTTTTCTTCTTCCCACAAACTCTAATCAAATTTCCCTCTGGATTTACCCTTTTGTATTGACTATTACCTCAAATCCATGAAGGGTTCTACTCCCATCAGTGTTGTGATTTTGTTAACCTTTCTGTTCTCTGTGGGTGCTTGGAGTTCTGAGGAAGTAGATGAAGGTGTAGCTCCAATGGAGAAAACGGAGCAATTCGCTCTGTACTCTGCAATCCAAGGCTTTGTGGGTAAATGGTGGAATGGCTCAGACCTCTATCCGGATCCTTGTGGGTGGACTCCTATACAGGTACTTTTTTTTcacccccaccaccaccactctgTACTGTTTCTCTGCAACGTTGCTTAAATCCAAAGTTACCAGCTATATATtccttttttggtttttagttgtACGGTTGTACTTGACATAAGGGTAAATGGCAATGTTGTATTTAACGGTTAGATGTGAACCGAAGAGTTTCAAGTTAACTGGTGAACCCGAATCACTTAAAAGACAATGTATAGTATGGTAGGACTTTAAAACAAGTCCCAATTATTCATACGGGTTTTTCATTTGAAGTCgatatatattttcaatgttaGGGTTCGATCAGTTAACACTTTGAGGGTTCGGAACAGGTCGAAAGTTTTCAGCATTTTTAGTTTTGATACGATGAGGTTTTAAATTTCTATTGCAGGGGGTGTCTTGTGATTTGTTTGATGGGGTTTGGTACGTGACCTCCATGAATATTGGACCTATTCTTGACAACTCCCTTGGTTGTTCCCCAAGCGCAAAATTTAGACCACAGCTGTTTGATTTGAAGCACCTAAAGTCCCTGTCCATTTTCAATTGCTTCCCCTCACCCCACAAGCATCCAGTTCCGATCCCCTCAGAAAACTGGTGGAAGGTTGCCGGCAGCTTAGAATCACTAGAGTTTCGATCGAACCCGGGCCTCATTGGACAGATTCCTACAACCTTTGGCAGCCTCAGAAAGCTCCAATCATTGGTACTAGTGGAGAATGGATTAAGAGGTGGATTACCAACAAATATCGGTGAATTAGTCCGATTGAAGCGGCTAGTTCTTACCGGAAACTGGTTTACGGGCCAAATCCCTGATGGGTTTGGTGAATTGAATCAGCTGCTGATCCTTGATTTAAGTAGGAACTCACTGTCTGGGCCTTTGCCAATCACCATTGGACGTTTGACTTCACTCTTGAAGCTTGACTTGAGCAGCAATCAACTGGAAGGGCAGCTGCCAATAGGGTTTGGTAATCTAAAGAAGTTGACTTTATTGGACCTCAGGAGCAACAATTTCTCGGGTGGATTGACCAAATCACTTCCAGAAATGCATTCCTTGGAGGAAATGGTTTTATCCAACAACCCAATTGGTGGAGACCTCAAAACCCTAGAGT
Proteins encoded in this window:
- the LOC126594869 gene encoding piriformospora indica-insensitive protein 2-like codes for the protein MKGSTPISVVILLTFLFSVGAWSSEEVDEGVAPMEKTEQFALYSAIQGFVGKWWNGSDLYPDPCGWTPIQGVSCDLFDGVWYVTSMNIGPILDNSLGCSPSAKFRPQLFDLKHLKSLSIFNCFPSPHKHPVPIPSENWWKVAGSLESLEFRSNPGLIGQIPTTFGSLRKLQSLVLVENGLRGGLPTNIGELVRLKRLVLTGNWFTGQIPDGFGELNQLLILDLSRNSLSGPLPITIGRLTSLLKLDLSSNQLEGQLPIGFGNLKKLTLLDLRSNNFSGGLTKSLPEMHSLEEMVLSNNPIGGDLKTLEWQNMESLVFLDLSGLGLVGEIPDSFSNLKKLRFLGLSDNKLTGNLLPKIANLPCLSALYLHGNNLTGELKFSESFYHKMGNRFGAWNNPNLCYTSGMVPAEHVPIGVRPCQQEGEEVT